From Pseudobdellovibrio exovorus JSS, a single genomic window includes:
- a CDS encoding sugar transferase, with protein sequence MIKSQPLHKFIFDFTIALILLLLLSPILIVFSILILLIEGRPVFFTQPRPGLNSKIFNIYKFRTMSNSANTLNSSEDYQRITRLGSFLRRTSIDELPQLFNVLKGELSLVGPRPLLVEYIPLYNERQKKRHCVKPGITGWAQVNGRNAITWEEKFDLDVWYAENWSITLDIKILFLTFFKVIRPKDIDSSQGITMEKFKGSSDA encoded by the coding sequence ATGATTAAAAGCCAACCTCTTCATAAATTTATTTTCGACTTTACGATAGCATTGATTTTACTATTGTTACTGTCACCAATTTTAATTGTGTTCAGTATATTGATATTATTAATTGAGGGGCGTCCTGTATTTTTCACACAACCACGCCCTGGACTTAATTCTAAAATATTTAATATTTATAAATTCCGCACTATGTCTAACTCAGCGAACACACTTAATAGCTCAGAAGACTATCAACGAATCACTAGATTAGGATCTTTTTTACGAAGAACGTCTATAGATGAACTACCCCAACTTTTTAACGTTCTCAAAGGAGAGCTTAGTTTGGTCGGCCCAAGACCTCTTTTGGTGGAATACATTCCACTATACAACGAACGCCAGAAAAAACGACATTGCGTCAAGCCAGGAATCACAGGTTGGGCACAGGTTAACGGACGAAATGCAATAACATGGGAAGAAAAATTCGATCTTGATGTATGGTATGCTGAAAACTGGTCTATAACTCTTGATATAAAAATTTTGTTTTTAACATTCTTTAAAGTAATTCGTCCTAAAGACATTGACTCTTCCCAAGGCATTACTATGGAAAAATTTAAAGGATCATCTGATGCATAA
- a CDS encoding O-antigen ligase family protein gives MFEFLVGLATLGGVTSQTLMDTSFILIFLCFIFSAWKSKSVQPHFKPTGIEWAFLGYVFVVIVSLIINGKEPVPWLFYLSKFNWIINFYLLIYAFSKINVNYERWINFFSIAFLLPNIYAIVIYFLGYDLITQKVIHGTVGLVNSATYHAHGNSLIFMFFVTIYLLNFEKIHKRTKISGAITLCIMGISIFLTYTRGIWGALFISLLILSYIKNKKLCLLYIISTTIILSIGLLTSETLYLRVVNSFSSDSDQMRSQLLQVHWLMFKDHPWFGIGYWESYRQIADYWPRIGLPADHFESHSHNQYLNVLATTGITGFIFFMSILVFFLRKSVSFMSKTFNDQLYPLACACFLVLIQFLLACLTDVTFEYSKIRMLVVITFAMLISFSQQKRQDQI, from the coding sequence ATGTTTGAGTTTTTAGTTGGATTAGCCACATTAGGTGGGGTGACATCACAGACCCTGATGGACACCTCGTTTATATTAATTTTCTTATGTTTTATTTTCTCAGCATGGAAAAGTAAAAGTGTACAGCCTCATTTTAAACCTACTGGAATTGAGTGGGCATTTTTAGGATATGTCTTTGTCGTTATTGTCAGCTTAATCATCAATGGGAAAGAACCCGTACCTTGGTTGTTTTATCTTTCAAAATTTAATTGGATCATAAATTTTTATCTTTTGATTTATGCATTCAGCAAAATCAATGTAAACTATGAAAGATGGATAAATTTTTTTTCAATTGCTTTTTTGCTGCCAAACATCTACGCGATAGTCATATACTTCTTAGGCTATGATCTAATTACCCAAAAAGTCATTCATGGGACAGTCGGCCTAGTAAACAGCGCGACATACCATGCCCATGGTAACTCCCTGATTTTCATGTTTTTTGTAACAATTTACTTATTGAACTTTGAAAAAATTCACAAAAGAACAAAAATATCTGGGGCGATCACTCTATGCATCATGGGCATAAGTATTTTTCTTACGTACACTCGTGGAATTTGGGGCGCATTATTTATTTCATTGCTAATTCTTAGCTACATCAAAAATAAGAAACTCTGTCTACTCTATATAATATCAACAACAATTATCTTATCAATTGGCTTGCTAACATCCGAAACTCTTTATTTGCGGGTAGTTAACAGCTTTTCAAGCGATTCTGACCAAATGAGATCACAACTTTTACAGGTTCATTGGCTCATGTTTAAAGATCATCCTTGGTTTGGAATTGGCTATTGGGAGTCTTACAGACAAATCGCCGATTACTGGCCTCGTATCGGCTTACCCGCCGATCACTTTGAATCTCACTCCCATAATCAATACTTAAACGTACTAGCGACGACCGGAATAACAGGCTTTATATTTTTCATGTCTATTCTCGTATTCTTTCTACGCAAGAGCGTTTCTTTTATGAGTAAAACCTTTAATGACCAGCTTTACCCCCTCGCCTGTGCATGTTTTTTAGTTTTGATTCAATTTTTACTCGCGTGTCTGACCGATGTCACTTTTGAATACTCGAAAATTCGGATGTTGGTTGTGATCACTTTTGCAATGCTAATCTCATTCTCACAGCAAAAACGCCAAGATCAGATATGA